From Melanotaenia boesemani isolate fMelBoe1 chromosome 12, fMelBoe1.pri, whole genome shotgun sequence, a single genomic window includes:
- the si:dkey-230p4.1 gene encoding trichohyalin isoform X5, whose protein sequence is MECGLIGWQQQKAELEQEVCHLQEKLAESRAEREELESRNRALNDRVRRMRSCDHQQKSNLYISLSPQLIQTVSPSLGLSLCEEEEQRRCRRRLREGREREARQALLIHRLQSKVMEYQDRCRRLDLQLLDQVTEQRLRDEHSHTLESALIRLEEEQQRSISLADTNTRLCEQLSQSEQANQALREDLQKLTADWTRAVEEAEQRDADWQREEECRSSHVGHHQDQLLSVWRFVVGLRRHCQLVKTAVDRDLWQLRAEFARLSLSLLSSCDSISSSLRLGAPHNNPFSSSVPPLLSDNPHHSSSPLCSTLVLLPPQSSLPPLITPSTLGTFSIGELELKEKEEEEVTEGEMSELKLRHESEVLALQERIVELTRSLQAVESQSVERQREVERHRETERSLQSISHAVIRLSRVLGSGQSPSISSDGVLGLDLSSLLSVLSQGESVLQWSHEKLQGAELNLQRLNEERTSLQLRLKHLEDDNQQQLQHTQQELRRTLDILSREKEVSSSLRLQVEEVQRREEEVIRENDRLRRERDRQEERLTARSQQLEAETHRRVETELLENIQLTERESTFRVQIHNLKGAVEREQLDKRRAEEEAASVQDALQKSRDIVLRLSTADGVLRRELEEARDALEKMSSLNSVLVSDKTDLNQQLLQLETELSDSQSQLQAVRSENSCLHRDITTLKTDCSLLRAQTEADADLLCQLREERRALEGKVEEKQRELDSVEEEVQRARVQLVEMTSQYVSVGEEMKEVQEQLRQLEEEVKRRDRQQEEQQRESSRLQEKQGSLQRHKEQLEEELEELRSLSVSLHLQLSQHQKQLSLSEVEKCQLNTHIQTLQQAKHTFQGELECLRGELQREEARRKEEKERRESTQEERSLLQEVIQRLTGEAEDLRKRRSEEEEERKEEKEAWQRERGALSEELGTKDGELEALRRRIHGLVEEKEEWQIEVERLREEVTERETQLSQMMERIQQAEMEKEKLQEEIKRTEARLQEEEVKKREVERQREGEMEALCDRIEKLEREKDEMEKEVHQLRSKAEEEEEMQRANEEEVEKEIKRLRTEISSLQQDREEERRWKEKLHKEKEEVMEGLKEKGREVEVLRVKLNVAQEECKEVKEEVDRRERSLERQISAVREREEEVEELKERLRLAEEREREGQKEHQDLLEKLMLKEAREEQLEELLREVQALLETERREAGEKDAMISSQSRDLQEARAESREAKRRAREREEAQDRLQEEVREGQKKAVQQVKEVAKLNQILKEQEKEVQQLRAMMEEMEEAGREREALSRAKEEKRSRLDKKLKELEDEKIKLEEKVWEVKDEQENERELLGRAREEVQKLENRLEEMEKEVKEYKDEMRRTLEEKRRLESKLKETQEELKEVREEKRRQEDEIKEVKEEQRRLMETVRDEQLLEEERGRSRVRELEEEKADLLVKVRKMEEVVQREREELSVLREEVRKQQREREEKQWRSEKEVEALREEVKRKQREKDEVQEEMAALKEEVQQERRKREEDQRSAELTSSNKALEEKQQMEEVQEELWKSKKEVLLMKEELLKEQREKKEVQEELVKRRKEVRSLREEMEEQVKEELRTNNELAAIKEEVQREQKKKEQLKEEFLMAEKEVATLRQEVQKVLRKSEMEVSVLKEEIQKDQKEKEESKEDLKKKKEEVNILEEELKKEYRRREEVQEELREVQQSVEENLSSLQKQVCDLNASRERVRQEEKEEEKEQMKEGLRKALEEITKLKVLLQVSHAEGERLRSTLQEKKDELERIREENLQVEEKQGEVEELRARVKALERRKKKVVEDLEEAEKRRMVAEESWRSRVGEVEKEGEEKLKSLHADIQTLKRRQEEVEEEWKSRVEDKEKELQEVKQVMEEREETDRKRRKGQRQKGEVGLSVFPEEEQQEEDEEEEQEKEEMRRLLMQSKIQVYTLTVRTEELQRDRDRVRLALERTEAAVIGHRDKAHQEGQGQRVESNQDQGVCDRLEVLQHLVAKLELVQKRLNKKNSQLENQRDRLRRERDALRDTLRQVEEERCRLRQVTQQISGVFKHHRRRTFAEQSERAGG, encoded by the exons ATGGAGTGTGGTCTGATTGGCTGGCAGCAGCAGAAGGCGGAGCTTGAGCAGGAAGTGTGTCATCTGCAGGAGAAGCTGGCGGAGAGTcgagcagagagagaggaactGGAGTCCAGGAATCGAGCTCTGAATGACAGGGTGAGGAGGATGAGGTCATGTGATCATCAGCAGAAATCAAACCTttacatctctctctctccccagCTGATTCAGACGGTGTCTCCCTCACTTGGCCTTTCTCtctgtgaggaggaggagcagaggcGGTGTAGGAGGAGGCTCAGGGAGGGCAGGGAGAGGGAGGCCCGACAGGCGCTGCTGATCCACCGCCTGCAGAGCAAG GTGATGGAGTACCAGGACCGGTGTCGCCGTCTGGACCTGCAGCTGCTGGATCAAGTCACTGAG CAGAGGCTCAGAGATGAACACAGCCACACACTGGAGAGCGCCCTCATCAGGCTGGAGGAGGAACAGCAGAG GTCCATCAGTCTGGCTGACACCAACACACGGCTCTGCGAGCagctcagccaatcagagcaggcCAACCAGGCCCTGAGAGAAGACCTCCAGAAGCTAACAGCTGATTGGACGAGAGCTGTGGAGGAGGCAGAGCAGAGAGATGCTGACtggcagagagaggaggag TGTCGGTCGAGTCATGTGGGTCATCACCAGGACCAGTTGCTGTCGGTCTGGAGGTTCGTGGTCGGCCTGAGACGCCACTGTCAGCTGGTGAAAACAGCTGTCGACAG GGATCTGTGGCAGCTGAGGGCGGAGTTTGCTCGTCTCTCCTTGTCACTTCTCTCCAGCTGTgactccatctcctcctccctgAGACTCGGCGCTCCTCACAACAaccccttctcctcctctgttcctcctcttctctctgacAACCCTCATCACTCCTCCTCGCCTCTGTGCTCAACACTGGTCCTCCTTCCCCCACaatcctctcttcctcctctcatcACTCCCTCCACACTGGGAACCTTCTCCATAGGAGAGCTGGAGCtcaaagaaaaggaggaggaggaggtgacgGAGGGAGAGATGTCAGAGTTGAAGCTCCGCCATGAGTCTGAGGTGTTGGCGCTACAGGAGAG GATTGTGGAGCTCACTCGCTCCCTGCAGGCAGTGGAAAGTCAGAGCgtggagagacagagagaggtaGAGAGACatagagaaacagagagaagtCTTCAGTCCATCAGCCACGCTGTGATCCGACTG TCCAGAGTCCTCGGCAGTGGTCAGTCTCCCAGCATCTCCTCAGACGGCGTCCTTGGTCTGGACCTGTCCTCCTTGCTGTCTGTCCTGTCTCAGGGGGAAAGTGTCCTGCAGTGGAGTCATGAAAAGCTGCAG GGGGCGGAGCTAAACCTGCAGCGGCTCAATGAGGAGAGGACGTCTCTGCAGCTGAGACTGAAACATCTGGAAGACGACAACCAGCAACAGctccaacacacacagcaggagcTGAGACGCACCCTGGATATTCTGAGCAG AGAGAAGGAGGTGTCGTCCTCCCTCcgtctgcaggtggaggaggtgcagaggagggaggaggaggtgatAAGAGAGAACGACAGACTgaggagggagagagacagacaggaggagagacTGACAGCAAGGAGCCAACAGCTGGAGGCAGAAACACACAGACG GGTGGAGACGGAGCTGCTGGAGAACATTCAGCTGACGGAGAGAGAATCCACGTTCAGAGTCCAGATCCACAATCTGAAG GGGGCGGTGGAGCGAGAGCAGCTGGACAAACggagagcagaagaagaagcagcgaGCGTTCAAGACGCCCTGCAGAAG TCCAGGGACATCGTGCTGCGTCTGTCCACTGCTGATGGTGTGCTGAGGAGGGAGCTGGAGGAGGCACGGGATGCTCTGGAGAAGATGTCCTCCCTGAACTCAGTTCTGGTCTCAGATAAGACGGACCTGAACCAGCAGCTACTGCAG CTGGAGACTGAGCTGTcagacagccaatcacagctgcagGCTGTGAGGTCAGAGAACAGCTGTCTGCACAGAGACATCACAACTCTGAAGACCGACTGCAGTCTGCTCAG AGCTCAGACGGAGGCGGATGCTGACCTCCTCTGCCAGCTGAGAGAAGAACGGAGAGCTCTGGAgggaaaggtggaggagaagcagaggGAGCTGGATTCTGTAGAGGAGGAGGTGCAGAGAGCCAGAGTGCAGCTGGTGGAG ATGACCTCCCAGTATGTGTCGGTGGGcgaggagatgaaggaggttcaGGAGCAGCTACgacagctggaggaggaggtgaagaggagggacagacagcaggaggagcagcagagggAGAGCAGCAGGCTGCAGGAGAAGCAGGGGAGTCTGCAGAGGCACaaggagcagctggaggaggagctggaggagctcAG GTCTCTCTCGGTGTCTCTCCACCTTCAGCTCAGTCAGCACCAGAAGCAGCTGTCCCTGTCAGAGGTGGAGAAGTGtcagctgaacacacacatccagACGCTGCAGCAGGCCAAACACACCTTCCAAG GAGAGCTGGAGTGTCTGAGAGGAGAACTCCAGCGAGAGGAGGCCAGGagaaaggaggagaaggagaggagggagagcACCCAGGAGGAGAGGAGTCTGCTGCAAGAGGTGATCCAGAGGCTGACGGGGGAGGCAGAGgacctgaggaagaggaggtcagaggaggaagaggagaggaaggaggagaaagaagcctggcagagagaaagaggagctCTGAGTGAGGAGCTTGGAACCAAGGATGGAGAGCTGGAGGCCCTAAGGAGGAGAATCCATGGACtggtggaggagaaggaggagtgGCAGATAGAGGTGGAGAGGCTAAGGGAGGAGGTGACAGAGAGGGAGACGCAACTCAGCCAGATGATGGAGAGAATCCAGCAAGCAGAGATGGAGAAGGAGAAACTACAAGAGGAGATAAAGAGGACTGAGGCCAGGCTgcaagaggaggaggtgaagaagaGGGAGGTAGAGCGGCAGAGGGAAGGAGAAATGGAGGCGCTCTGTGACCGGATTGAGAAACTGGAAAGAGAAAAGGATGAAATGGAGAAGGAGGTGCACCAACTGAGGAGcaaagcagaggaggaggaggagatgcagAGAGCaaatgaggaggaggtggagaaggagATTAAGAGACTAAGAACAGAAATCTCTTCTTTACagcaggacagagaggaggagagaagatgGAAGGAGAAACTGCacaaggagaaagaggaggtgatggagggaCTGAAGGAGAAAGGGAGGGAAGTGGAGGTGCTGAGGGTGAAGCTGAACGTGGCCCAGGAGGAGTGTAAGGAGGTGAAAGAGGAGGTGGATCGCAGGGAGCGCAGCCTGGAGCGACAGATAAGTGCAGtgagggagagggaggaggaggttgAGGAGCTGAAAGAGCGCCTGAGGCTGGCAGAGGAGCGGGAGAGGGAAGGACAGAAGGAGCATCAGGACTTGTTAGAAAAATTGATGCTGAAGGAGGCGAGGGAGGAGCAGCTAGaggagctgctgagagaagTCCAGGCGCTCctggagacagagaggagggaggcaGGAGAAAAAGACGCCATGATCTCCTCCCAGAGCAGAGACCTTCAGGAGGCGCGGGCCGAGAGCAGGGAGGCGAAGAGGAGAGccagagagagggaggaggccCAGGACAGGCTGCAGGAGGAGGTGAGGGAGGGGCAGAAAAAAGCTGTGCAGCAGGTGAAGGAGGTGGCAAAGCTCAATCAGATCCTTAAGGAGCAGGAGAAGGAGGTCCAGCAGCTGAGGGCcatgatggaggagatggaggaggcagggagagagagggaggctCTGAGTCGAGCTAAGGAGGAAAAGAGGAGTAGACTGGATAAGAAGCTGAAGGAGTTGGAGGATGAGAAAATTAAACTAGAGGAGAAAGTATGGGAGGTGAAGGATGAGCAGGAGAATGAGAGAGAATTGCTGGGGAGGGCCAGGGAGGAGGTGCAGAAGTTGGAGAATAGACTGGAAGAAATGGAGAAGGAGGTGAAGGAGTACAAAGATGAGATGAGGAGGACTCTGGAGGAGAAAAGGAGGCTAGAAAGCAAACTGAAGGAGACACAGGAGGAGTTGAAAGAAGTaagggaggaaaagaggaggcAGGAGGATGAAATTAAGGAGGTGAAGGAGGAGCAAAGGAGGCTGATGGAGACTGTAAGAGATGAGCAGCTcctggaggaggagagagggaggtCCAGAGTGagagagctggaggaggagaaggcagACCTGTTGgtaaaagtgagaaaaatggaggaggtggtgcagagggagagggaggagtTATCTGTTCTCAGAGAGGAGGTCAGAAAGCAGCAAAGAGAGAGGGAAGAAAAGCAGTGGAGATCTGAGAAGGAGGTGGAAGCTCTCCGAGAGGAGGTGAAGAGAAAGCAAAGAGAGAAGGATGAGGTGCAGGAAGAAATGGCAGCCTTGAAGGAGGAGGTGCAGCAGGAGCGTAGAAAGAgggaggaggatcagagatCGGCAGAGCTGACAAGCAGCAATAAAGCTCTTGAGGAGAagcagcagatggaggaggtgcaggaggagCTGTGGAAAAGCAAGAAGGAGGTTTTACTAATGAAAGAAGAGCTTTTAAAGGAGCAAAGGGAAAAGAAGGAGGTGCAGGAGGAGCTGGTGAAGAGGAGAAAGGAGGTTAGATCTCTTAGAGAAGAGATGGAGGAGCAGGtgaaggaggagctgaggaCCAACAATGAGTTGGCAGCTATCAAAGAGGAGGTGCAGAGGGAGCAAAAGAAGAAGGAACAGTTAAAAGAGGAGTTTTTGATGGCGGAGAAGGAGGTGGCCACTCTGAGACAGGAGGTGCAGAAGGTGCTGAGGAAGAGTGAGATGGAGGTGTCTGTTCTTAAAGAGGAGATCCAGAAAGATcaaaaagagaaggaggagtCAAAAGAAGatctaaagaagaaaaaagaagaagtaaaTATCCTTGAGGAGGAGTTAAAGAAGGAGtacaggaggagggaggaggttCAGGAGGAGCTGAGAGAAGTCCAGCAGAGTGTGGAGGAGAACCTAAGCTCCCTCCAGAAGCAG GTGTGTGACCTGAACGCTAGCAGAGAGCGAGTAAgacaggaggagaaggaggaagaaaaggagcAGATGAAGGAGGGGCTGAGGAAGGCACTGGAGGAGATAACCAAGCTGAAGGTGCTCCTGCAG GTGAGCCATGCAGAAGGAGAGCGTCTGAGGAGCACACTGCAGGAGAAGAAGGACGAGCTCGAGAGGATCAGAGAGGAGAacctgcaggtggaggaaaagCAAGGAGAGGTAGAGGAGCTGAGAGCCAGAGTCAAGGCTCtggagaggaggaaaaagaaggtGGTGGAGGACTTGGAGGAAGCAGAAAAGAGGAGGATGGTGGCTGAGGAGAGCTGGAGGAGCAGAGTGGGGGaggtggagaaggagggggaggagaagtTGAAGAGTCTGCACGCAGACATACAGACATTGAAAAGGAgacaggaggaggtggaggaggaatgGAAGTCCAGAGTGGAGGACAAGGAGAAAGAGCTACAGGAGGTGAAGCAGGTGAtggaagagagagaagagactgacagaaagaggaggaaaggTCAGAGACAAAAAGGAGAGGTAGGTCTGTCTGTTTTTcctgaggaggagcagcaggaggaagatgaggaggaggagcaggagaaggaggagatgaggaggctTCTCATGCAGAGTAAAATTCAG GTCTACACTCTGACTGTAAGGACCGAGGAGCTGCAGAGGGACCGGGACCGGGTCCGATTGGCCCTGGAGAGGACAGAGGCTGCTGTGATTGGCCACCGGGACAAAGCCCATCAAGAGGGGCAGGGCCAGCGAGTTGAGTCTAACCAAGACCAG GGTGTATGTGACAGACTGGAGGTTCTGCAGCATCTGGTGGCCAAACTGGAGCTGGTCCAGAAACGACTGAATAAAAAGAACTCTCAGCTGGAGAACCAGAGAGACAGACTGAGGAGAGAAAGGGATGCTCTGAGAGACACGCTGAGACAG gtggaggaggagcgtTGTCGGCTCcgacaggtaacacagcagatctCAG gagTCTTCaaacaccacagaagaagaacgTTTGCAGAGCAGAGTGAGAGAGCTGGAGGATGA